Sequence from the Xenorhabdus nematophila ATCC 19061 genome:
GGCTTATCACGCAATACGGGCAGAGCATTCTTTGCCTCGTTCCGAAAAACATTAACCTGCGTTTTGAACACTGACGATAAACGTCCTGATCTCTGTACAGTGATTGCGCGAAAAGATCAGAGGGTGTCAATGATTTCAGCGTCCACTGTTGTGCGGCGTCACTTGTGTAAAAGCAGAGCGATTACCAAGTGACGCCGCTAAGCGGCCAACGTCCAGAGCACGTCCGGCCTGCCTTTACGACCCATTTGATCCCCGTATTACTCAAAGTCACCCGTTGTTACGGGCCTTTTTCTGTCTGAATCGTTCTGTTTTGTTTGCTTTTCACCCACTGCCTGACAACAGGCTGATACCGAAAAAAGGAGAAATTACCCACGTCACGATAATGAGGCGTTCATCCTGATGGAATCAGGCTCTGAACGGGGAGCATGTCATCGCTGTGCTGAGCACGTCGCGAGCTCCTGCAAAAACTCAACATAACTTCGCCTTGCTACACATTGTCTGACGCACCACGGAATGGTGAACCTGAACCGACACGCAGGGATTTGTTTAAAAATAAATAAAGCAGAAGGAGATGCGAGGATGGCGCAGAAATCAGCACGTTCGAAAATTGAACGGTTCAGAAAAGAATTTATTACCCACACCCGGCAAGCGGGCGCGCATTATAAAACACAGGGTTTTAGTGAGCGGGAAGCTCTGGCACAGGTATCAATGGATTTAGGGCATGGCGATGGGAGAGGGCGTTATATCCGGCAGGTGTATTACCAAAATATTTAGTAAGAATAATAAGTTGCATTGGTTCACATTAGATTTGATTCGTTCACTGATCTGAACTAACAGCCAGAAGCGGACGTTTATAAAGCTGGATTGCACTAATGCAGAGAGGTCAGTTCAACTACAAGGCAAACGGGTCTAAATTACACTGATGTAAAACCCCTCGTAAACACTTTCATACATTAATGTTTCCGGCAAACAAACTTAAGGCCACAAAGGTATTTTTAATGATGGCACCAATGGCATTAATGCGGTCTTTGTGCTGCCAGTCATGTAAGCCAAAACAGCGCGCTCCTTTTAACGAATAGCCATGCGTACGTGGCATGGACTGCACAAAGCCGCTTTCATCCAGATAAGCAATCTGTTTGCCT
This genomic interval carries:
- a CDS encoding transposase; translated protein: MPRTHGYSLKGARCFGLHDWQHKDRINAIGAIIKNTFVALSLFAGNINV